The proteins below come from a single Beutenbergia cavernae DSM 12333 genomic window:
- a CDS encoding DedA family protein: protein MSSDRTSDAATSADATAEARVGRRRWGWWVAAGVAVFLLVVAALQVAGGGDGFATITASVAEWAYLSVFLLVFLDGICALFPGETTLTAASTLAATGDLSLPLVMLAGAGGAIAGDSALYWIARGARRRYRAKLAVAVENEKVASVLAIMGSSAPPLLVAGRYVPGMRFVVNATFGIAAHPYRHFLLWSAVGGSLWSVYTCGLAYLVATQLGDFPFASVVVSGTITTVAIAVVLLVARRRLRQQRSGDA from the coding sequence GTGTCCAGCGACCGCACGTCCGACGCCGCGACGTCGGCGGATGCGACGGCGGAGGCACGGGTCGGCCGACGCCGTTGGGGCTGGTGGGTCGCCGCCGGCGTCGCTGTCTTCCTCCTGGTGGTCGCCGCGCTCCAGGTGGCGGGGGGAGGGGACGGGTTCGCGACGATCACCGCGAGCGTGGCGGAGTGGGCCTACCTGTCCGTCTTCCTGCTCGTGTTCCTGGACGGGATCTGCGCCCTGTTCCCCGGCGAGACGACGCTGACGGCGGCATCGACGCTGGCCGCGACGGGCGACCTCAGCCTCCCGCTGGTCATGCTGGCCGGCGCTGGTGGTGCGATCGCCGGGGACTCGGCGCTCTACTGGATCGCACGCGGCGCACGACGCCGGTACCGGGCCAAGCTCGCCGTCGCCGTCGAGAACGAGAAGGTGGCGAGCGTGCTGGCGATCATGGGCTCGAGCGCGCCACCGCTGCTCGTCGCCGGCCGCTACGTCCCGGGGATGCGCTTCGTCGTCAACGCCACGTTCGGCATCGCCGCACACCCGTACCGGCACTTCCTGCTGTGGTCGGCCGTCGGCGGCTCGCTCTGGTCGGTCTACACGTGTGGGCTGGCGTACCTCGTCGCCACGCAGCTGGGCGACTTCCCGTTCGCGTCGGTCGTGGTGTCCGGCACCATCACCACGGTCGCGATCGCCGTGGTCCTGCTCGTGGCTCGCCGCAGGCTCCGCCAGCAGCGCTCCGGCGACGCCTGA
- the glnA gene encoding type I glutamate--ammonia ligase, whose product MFTTAEEAIAFTKEQDVKFVDVRFIDLPGVQQHFNIPVEAFNEDAFTEGLMFDGSSIRGFQAIHESDMKLVPDVTSAFVDPFRAQKTLVVYFSIVDPFTDEPYSRDPRTIAAKAEAYLRSTGIADTVFFGPEAEFYIFDDVRFETNQHSGYYYLDSSEAAWNTGRVEEGGNKAYKTRYKGGYFPVSPADQFADLRDSIVTTLQEVGLDVERAHHEVGTAGQQEINYRFNTLRSAADDLMKFKYVVKNVVWNAGKTATFMPKPLFGDNGSGMHSHQSLWKDGQPLFFDERGYGGLSDLARWYIGGLLKHAPSLLAFTNPSVNSYHRLVPGFEAPVNLVYSARNRSACIRIPITGTSPKAKRIEFRVPDPSANPYLAFSAMLMAGIDGIRNRIEPPEPVDKDLYELPPEEHAQIAQVPDSLPGVLDALEADHDFLTEGDVFTPDLISTWIDYKRTNEVDPIRLRPHPHEFELYYDI is encoded by the coding sequence ATGTTCACCACCGCCGAGGAGGCCATCGCCTTCACGAAGGAGCAGGACGTCAAGTTCGTCGACGTCCGGTTCATCGACCTGCCTGGCGTGCAGCAGCACTTCAACATCCCGGTCGAGGCCTTCAACGAGGACGCCTTCACGGAAGGTCTCATGTTCGACGGCTCCTCGATCCGGGGCTTCCAGGCGATCCACGAGTCGGACATGAAGCTCGTGCCGGACGTCACGAGCGCGTTCGTCGACCCGTTCCGGGCGCAGAAGACGCTCGTCGTGTACTTCTCGATCGTCGACCCGTTCACCGACGAGCCCTACTCCCGTGACCCCCGGACGATCGCCGCAAAAGCGGAGGCGTACCTGCGCTCGACGGGCATCGCCGACACGGTGTTCTTCGGCCCGGAGGCGGAGTTCTACATCTTCGACGACGTGCGGTTCGAGACGAACCAGCACTCGGGGTACTACTACCTCGACTCCAGCGAGGCCGCGTGGAACACGGGCCGGGTCGAGGAGGGCGGCAACAAGGCGTACAAGACGCGCTACAAGGGCGGCTACTTCCCCGTCTCCCCCGCCGACCAGTTCGCCGACCTGCGCGACTCCATCGTGACGACGCTGCAGGAGGTGGGCCTCGACGTCGAGCGGGCGCACCACGAGGTCGGCACGGCCGGCCAGCAGGAGATCAACTACCGGTTCAACACGCTGCGTTCCGCGGCCGACGACCTCATGAAGTTCAAGTACGTCGTCAAGAACGTGGTGTGGAACGCCGGCAAGACGGCGACGTTCATGCCGAAGCCGCTGTTCGGTGACAACGGCTCCGGCATGCACAGCCACCAGAGCCTCTGGAAGGACGGCCAGCCGCTGTTCTTCGACGAGCGCGGGTACGGCGGGCTGTCCGACCTGGCGCGCTGGTACATCGGCGGCCTGCTCAAGCACGCGCCGTCGCTGCTGGCGTTCACGAACCCGTCCGTGAACTCCTACCATCGCCTGGTGCCCGGCTTCGAGGCGCCGGTCAACCTCGTGTACTCGGCGCGCAACCGCTCCGCGTGCATTCGCATCCCGATCACGGGGACCTCGCCGAAGGCGAAGCGCATCGAGTTCCGCGTGCCGGACCCGTCGGCGAACCCGTACCTGGCGTTCTCGGCGATGCTCATGGCGGGCATCGACGGCATCCGCAACCGGATCGAGCCGCCGGAGCCGGTCGACAAGGACCTCTACGAGCTGCCGCCGGAGGAGCACGCCCAGATCGCTCAGGTGCCGGACTCGCTGCCCGGCGTGCTCGACGCGCTCGAGGCGGACCACGACTTCCTCACCGAGGGCGACGTGTTCACGCCGGACCTCATCTCGACGTGGATCGACTACAAGCGGACGAACGAGGTCGACCCGATCCGGCTGCGCCCGCACCCGCACGAGTTCGAGCTGTACTACGACATCTGA
- a CDS encoding RDD family protein: MSPQHPETTSWDRRPSSTQPAGLARRIGALVIDWLLASAISAGFFAFDSWATLAIFAAMTLILVATLGSTIGHRVLGLRVVRADDGGHPGIVSAIVRTVALCLVIPAVIWDSEGVSLHDRWARTRIVERAR, from the coding sequence GTGTCACCGCAGCACCCTGAGACCACATCGTGGGACCGTCGTCCCAGCAGCACGCAGCCGGCCGGGCTGGCCCGGCGGATCGGCGCGCTGGTGATCGACTGGCTCCTCGCCTCCGCGATCAGTGCCGGCTTCTTCGCGTTCGACTCGTGGGCCACGCTCGCGATCTTCGCCGCCATGACCCTGATCCTCGTGGCGACGCTCGGGTCCACGATCGGCCACCGCGTGCTCGGGCTCCGGGTAGTGCGGGCGGACGACGGCGGCCATCCCGGCATCGTCAGCGCGATCGTCCGCACCGTGGCACTGTGCCTCGTCATCCCGGCGGTCATCTGGGACTCGGAGGGCGTGTCGCTGCACGACCGGTGGGCGCGCACGCGCATCGTCGAGCGCGCTCGCTGA
- a CDS encoding DUF4191 domain-containing protein: protein MARSSSKPDSSAPTKAPKEKKRRWYHQVWEVYQMTRKAQPSITWWILLIIVGGSAAGYGLGLLWGQPIYTLVLAIPFSVLGAMFLLARRAETAAYARIEGEPGAVSAALGTIRRGWNIEEQPVAVDPRTQDMVFRAIGKPGVVLISEGPSGRAGRLLETEKRRVQRLVPSVPVHLVQCGRGDGQVPLPKLASTVQKQKGKLSKAEVAEVSKRLRAMGTARLPIPKGVDPTRMRPDRKGMRGR from the coding sequence ATGGCCCGCAGCTCCTCGAAACCCGACTCCTCGGCGCCGACGAAGGCCCCCAAGGAGAAGAAGCGTCGCTGGTACCACCAGGTGTGGGAGGTCTACCAGATGACGCGGAAGGCTCAGCCTTCCATCACCTGGTGGATCCTCCTCATCATCGTGGGCGGCTCGGCCGCCGGCTACGGGCTCGGCCTGCTCTGGGGGCAGCCGATCTACACGCTGGTGCTCGCGATCCCGTTCTCCGTGCTGGGTGCGATGTTCCTGCTGGCGCGACGCGCGGAGACGGCGGCGTACGCACGGATCGAGGGCGAGCCGGGCGCCGTCTCCGCGGCCCTCGGCACCATCCGTCGCGGCTGGAACATCGAGGAGCAACCTGTCGCCGTCGACCCGCGCACCCAGGACATGGTGTTCCGGGCGATCGGCAAGCCGGGTGTGGTGCTCATCAGCGAGGGCCCGTCCGGGCGCGCCGGACGCCTGCTGGAGACGGAGAAGCGGCGCGTTCAGCGCCTGGTCCCGTCGGTGCCCGTGCACCTCGTCCAGTGCGGCCGGGGCGACGGTCAGGTCCCGCTCCCGAAGCTCGCGTCGACGGTACAGAAGCAGAAGGGCAAGCTGTCCAAGGCGGAGGTCGCCGAGGTCTCCAAGCGGCTGCGTGCCATGGGGACGGCGCGGCTGCCGATCCCGAAGGGCGTCGACCCCACGCGGATGCGCCCCGACCGCAAGGGCATGCGGGGCCGCTGA
- the lipA gene encoding lipoyl synthase, with protein sequence MTIAPEGRRLLRVEARNAAVPIEKKPPWIKTRATMGPEYTELRSLVRREGLHTVCEEAGCPNIFECWEDREATFLIGGDQCTRRCDFCQIDTGKPADFDADEPRRVAESVQAMGLRYSTVTGVARDDLADGGAWLYAETVRQIHALNPGTGVELLIPDFNAEPDQLAEVFSSRPEVLAHNLETVPRVFKRIRPGFRYARSLSVLTAARDAGLVTKSNLILGMGETTAEAVEALADLHAAGCDLVTITQYLRPSPRHHPVERWVKPEEFVELSDEAERIGFLGVMAGPLVRSSYRAGRLWGQAMARRGLEVPPALAHLTEPTTSRQEAASLLR encoded by the coding sequence GTGACGATCGCCCCGGAGGGTCGGCGCCTGCTGCGCGTCGAGGCCAGGAACGCCGCCGTCCCGATCGAGAAGAAGCCGCCGTGGATCAAGACGCGCGCCACGATGGGTCCGGAGTACACCGAGCTGCGCTCGCTCGTACGTCGCGAGGGCCTGCACACGGTGTGCGAGGAGGCGGGCTGCCCCAACATCTTCGAGTGCTGGGAGGACCGCGAGGCCACGTTCCTCATCGGGGGCGACCAGTGCACGCGGCGGTGCGACTTCTGCCAGATCGACACCGGCAAGCCTGCCGACTTCGACGCCGACGAACCACGCCGTGTGGCCGAGTCGGTGCAGGCGATGGGTCTGCGCTACTCGACGGTCACCGGCGTCGCGCGCGACGACCTCGCCGACGGCGGGGCGTGGCTCTACGCGGAGACCGTCCGGCAGATCCACGCACTGAACCCGGGTACCGGCGTCGAGCTGCTCATCCCCGACTTCAACGCCGAGCCGGACCAGCTCGCCGAGGTGTTCTCCTCGCGGCCCGAGGTGCTCGCCCACAACCTCGAGACGGTGCCCCGCGTCTTCAAGCGCATCCGGCCGGGGTTCCGGTACGCCCGCTCGCTGTCGGTGCTGACGGCGGCTCGCGACGCCGGCCTGGTCACGAAGTCGAACCTCATCCTCGGGATGGGCGAGACGACCGCGGAGGCCGTCGAGGCCCTGGCGGACCTGCACGCGGCAGGGTGCGACCTCGTGACGATCACCCAGTACCTGCGCCCCTCACCGCGTCACCACCCGGTGGAGCGGTGGGTGAAGCCGGAGGAGTTCGTCGAGCTGTCCGACGAGGCGGAGCGGATCGGGTTCCTCGGAGTCATGGCCGGCCCGCTCGTGCGCTCGTCCTACCGGGCAGGTCGCCTCTGGGGCCAGGCGATGGCTCGCCGCGGGCTCGAGGTCCCGCCCGCGCTCGCCCACCTCACCGAGCCGACGACGTCCCGCCAGGAGGCGGCGTCGCTGCTGCGCTGA
- the lipB gene encoding lipoyl(octanoyl) transferase LipB, giving the protein MRFDRVGLGDELVPYQDGWARQRELHESVVAGGEDVVVELEHEHVYTAGRRTRRAERPDDGTPVVDVDRGGKITWHGPGQLVVYPIVRLAQPVDVVAYVRALESALIGTLGTLGVSGDRVEGRSGVWVLGDDGGPDRKIAAIGVRVAGGVTMHGLALNVAPDLTAFEAIVPCGITDAGVTSIAAETGRTLTLVEVADILRDDLVRALADVTAVRTVGA; this is encoded by the coding sequence GTGCGTTTCGACCGCGTCGGTCTCGGCGACGAGCTCGTGCCGTACCAGGACGGATGGGCTCGCCAGCGCGAGCTCCACGAGTCCGTGGTCGCCGGCGGCGAGGACGTCGTCGTCGAGCTCGAGCACGAGCACGTCTACACGGCCGGCCGACGCACCCGCCGCGCCGAGCGCCCCGATGACGGCACACCGGTCGTCGACGTCGACCGTGGCGGAAAGATCACCTGGCACGGCCCCGGGCAGCTCGTCGTCTACCCGATCGTGCGGCTCGCGCAGCCGGTCGACGTCGTGGCGTACGTCCGGGCGCTCGAGTCGGCGCTCATCGGCACGCTCGGCACCCTCGGGGTGAGCGGAGACCGCGTCGAGGGGCGATCGGGCGTGTGGGTGCTGGGCGACGACGGCGGCCCGGATCGCAAGATCGCGGCGATCGGCGTGCGGGTCGCCGGCGGGGTGACGATGCACGGACTCGCTCTCAACGTCGCGCCCGACCTGACCGCGTTCGAGGCCATCGTGCCGTGCGGGATCACCGACGCGGGAGTGACGTCGATCGCCGCCGAGACCGGGCGCACCCTGACGCTCGTCGAGGTGGCCGACATCCTCCGAGACGACCTCGTGCGCGCCCTCGCGGACGTCACGGCCGTGCGTACAGTGGGCGCGTGA
- a CDS encoding protein kinase domain-containing protein — protein sequence MQHTRRAPQVPGYRLGDPLGFGADGPVWAGRPVAVPDGDPVAVRLVRLDPSLVEPYRARVGGLRGLDHPHLGGVADVVAVDERTTAVVGPPVPGPTLAALRAARAPLGEREVRTLVGQVASALAHLHAQGVVHGDVSPANVVAAERGWVLIDVAGFAPTEGGTVGFVAPERRTGRPASAAGDVWSLAALAAFCAEDVPPEVERALAEDPASRPAAAELAALDAAEEPRLPAGDVLAQASLRAAALAAPTTRLGGRVRASRRRRTRSGRGVRVASAGRAGTRSGRRAARHGAPSPRRRALMAAVAASAVLVGVALGGVVAAERPERAGGAPLGPVVRELLAARDAALTAGDLDALHAISAPGSPARAQDDELWARTRGSGTRLEGLRTEVLGVEAADDDEVLVRVRQLPHVRVTPEGRRTVPAQGERCVRLRVEQGVDGARLADVGICS from the coding sequence GTGCAGCACACGCGACGAGCACCGCAGGTCCCGGGGTACCGGCTCGGCGACCCGCTGGGCTTCGGCGCCGACGGGCCGGTGTGGGCCGGGCGGCCCGTCGCGGTTCCCGACGGCGATCCCGTGGCCGTGCGCCTGGTGCGGCTCGATCCTTCGCTCGTCGAGCCGTACCGCGCACGCGTGGGGGGCTTGCGGGGCCTGGACCACCCGCACCTGGGCGGCGTCGCCGACGTCGTGGCTGTCGACGAGCGGACGACGGCGGTGGTCGGCCCCCCGGTTCCCGGCCCGACGTTGGCCGCACTCCGGGCAGCGCGGGCACCGCTCGGCGAGCGCGAGGTGCGCACGCTGGTGGGCCAGGTCGCCTCGGCGCTCGCGCACCTGCATGCGCAGGGCGTCGTGCACGGCGACGTGTCGCCGGCGAACGTCGTGGCGGCCGAACGGGGATGGGTCCTGATCGACGTCGCCGGGTTCGCGCCCACGGAGGGCGGCACGGTCGGCTTCGTCGCACCGGAACGGCGGACGGGCCGGCCCGCGAGCGCGGCCGGTGACGTGTGGTCGCTCGCAGCCCTGGCGGCGTTCTGCGCCGAGGACGTGCCGCCCGAGGTGGAGCGCGCACTCGCCGAGGATCCGGCGTCGCGGCCCGCGGCTGCGGAGCTCGCCGCGCTCGACGCGGCCGAGGAGCCGCGCCTGCCGGCCGGTGACGTGCTGGCCCAGGCGAGCCTGCGCGCCGCGGCTCTCGCGGCGCCGACCACCCGGCTCGGTGGCCGGGTACGAGCGAGCCGGCGCCGACGGACCCGGTCAGGTCGCGGCGTCCGGGTGGCGTCGGCCGGGCGAGCGGGAACCCGCTCGGGCCGGCGTGCGGCGCGCCACGGCGCACCGAGCCCCCGGCGACGTGCGCTGATGGCCGCGGTGGCGGCGTCGGCAGTGCTGGTCGGTGTCGCTCTCGGCGGCGTCGTCGCGGCCGAGCGGCCGGAGCGCGCCGGCGGCGCCCCGCTCGGACCCGTCGTGCGCGAGCTGCTCGCGGCGCGGGATGCGGCGTTGACGGCCGGCGACCTGGACGCGCTCCACGCCATCTCCGCCCCGGGGTCTCCGGCGCGCGCGCAGGACGACGAGCTCTGGGCACGGACGCGGGGGAGCGGGACCCGGCTGGAGGGCCTGCGGACGGAGGTCCTCGGTGTCGAGGCGGCGGACGACGACGAGGTGCTGGTCCGCGTGCGCCAGCTCCCGCACGTCCGCGTCACGCCGGAGGGTCGACGAACGGTGCCCGCGCAGGGTGAGCGCTGCGTGCGGCTCCGGGTCGAGCAGGGCGTCGACGGCGCCCGGCTCGCCGACGTCGGGATCTGCTCGTGA
- a CDS encoding TIGR01777 family oxidoreductase, with the protein MPDVLLAGASGLLGPPLGAELRRRGFGVRRLVRRTPAAPDEVRWDPSSGEVPREALGELDDLAAVVVLSGAGVGEHRWTPEFRRTIVASRVDPVGAAAHSLVVAGAQHVRLVAASAVGYYGDGGEQVLTESSPSGSTFLAGVCRAWESAADDARAAGIAVAHLRTGVVLARRGGALGRLMPLVRLGLGGPLGNGRQWWPWISALDAVRAIAHLATTSDLVGPVNVTAPNPRRNAEVVAALARGVHRPAVLGVPAPALRLGLGAFADELLASQRVIPAALESSGFAFAHRHLDDAVEWLVR; encoded by the coding sequence GTGCCCGACGTCCTGCTCGCCGGGGCTTCCGGCCTCCTCGGCCCCCCGCTCGGCGCGGAGCTGAGGAGGCGGGGGTTCGGCGTGCGGCGGCTCGTCCGCCGCACGCCGGCCGCACCCGACGAGGTGCGCTGGGACCCGTCCTCCGGCGAGGTGCCCCGGGAGGCCCTGGGCGAGCTCGACGACCTCGCCGCGGTGGTCGTGCTCTCGGGCGCCGGCGTCGGGGAGCACCGGTGGACGCCGGAGTTCCGGCGCACGATCGTGGCCTCACGCGTCGACCCGGTGGGCGCGGCGGCCCACAGCCTCGTCGTGGCCGGCGCCCAGCACGTCAGGCTGGTGGCCGCCTCCGCCGTCGGCTACTACGGCGACGGCGGCGAGCAGGTGCTCACGGAGTCCTCCCCGAGCGGCAGCACGTTCCTCGCCGGCGTGTGCCGAGCCTGGGAGTCGGCTGCCGACGACGCCCGAGCGGCAGGCATCGCCGTCGCCCACCTCCGCACCGGCGTCGTGCTGGCCCGCCGCGGCGGGGCGCTCGGCCGACTGATGCCCCTGGTCCGGCTCGGGCTCGGCGGGCCCCTCGGGAACGGACGGCAGTGGTGGCCGTGGATCTCCGCACTCGACGCCGTCCGTGCGATCGCGCACCTCGCCACGACGAGCGATCTCGTCGGTCCGGTCAACGTGACCGCCCCGAACCCGCGGCGCAACGCCGAGGTCGTCGCGGCGCTGGCGCGCGGTGTGCACCGGCCGGCCGTGCTGGGGGTGCCGGCGCCGGCGCTCCGCCTGGGGCTCGGCGCCTTCGCCGACGAGCTCCTGGCCTCGCAACGCGTCATTCCGGCAGCGCTCGAGAGCTCCGGCTTCGCGTTCGCGCACCGGCATCTCGACGACGCCGTCGAGTGGCTGGTGCGCTGA
- the sucB gene encoding 2-oxoglutarate dehydrogenase, E2 component, dihydrolipoamide succinyltransferase produces the protein MSETVKMPALGESVTEGTVTRWLKAVGDTVAVDEPLLEVSTDKVDTEIPSPIAGVLQKILAEEDDTVEVGADLAVIGADAEAASDEGAPEAPAAEGQAEAAPEAGAEAPAEEAPQQAAEEQPPAPEPAPEPEQAAPAEESAPAPAAQAEQPAAAASAEAGTDVTLPALGESVTEGTITRWLKAVGDEIAVDEPLLEVSTDKVDTEIPSPVAGTVLEILAAEDETVEVGAVLARVGAAAPEAKAPEPEPQAAPEPEPAAAEPEEAKAEPSAAEPEQAAAPEPEPAPAAPAPAPAAAAPAATTPEPAPRPSAAEALSGTSTTYVTPLVRKLAGQHGVDLEGLTGTGVGGRIRKQDVLDAAEAAKAAAAAPAAAAPAAPAGPAATVLPVSPLRGTREKMSRLRKIVAQRMVESLQVSAQLTTVVEVDVTRIARLRDRAKADFATREGAKLTYLPFFALATTEALKAYPKLNASIEGEEIVYHGAENVGIAVDTDRGLVVPVVKDAGDLNIAGFARKIADLASRTRANKAVPDELSGGTFTLTNTGSGGALFDTPILLQPQVGILGIGTIVKRPMVVKDADGAEVIAVRSMVYLALSYDHRLVDGADAGRFLTAIKNRLEEGAFESDLGL, from the coding sequence ATGTCCGAAACCGTCAAGATGCCGGCCCTCGGTGAGAGCGTGACCGAGGGCACGGTCACCCGGTGGCTCAAGGCCGTGGGAGACACGGTGGCGGTCGACGAGCCGCTGCTGGAGGTCTCGACCGACAAGGTGGACACCGAGATCCCGTCGCCGATCGCGGGCGTGCTGCAGAAGATCCTCGCGGAGGAGGACGACACCGTCGAGGTCGGCGCCGACCTCGCCGTCATCGGAGCCGACGCCGAGGCAGCGTCCGACGAGGGCGCTCCCGAGGCTCCCGCCGCCGAGGGCCAGGCCGAGGCTGCGCCCGAAGCAGGGGCCGAAGCACCGGCCGAGGAGGCCCCGCAGCAGGCCGCCGAGGAGCAGCCGCCGGCACCGGAGCCCGCCCCCGAGCCGGAGCAGGCCGCTCCCGCGGAGGAGTCGGCTCCCGCACCCGCCGCCCAGGCCGAGCAGCCCGCCGCGGCGGCGTCCGCCGAGGCCGGTACCGACGTCACGCTGCCCGCTCTGGGCGAGAGCGTCACCGAGGGCACGATCACGCGGTGGCTCAAGGCCGTCGGTGACGAGATCGCCGTCGACGAACCCCTGCTCGAGGTCTCGACCGACAAGGTCGACACGGAGATCCCGTCGCCCGTCGCCGGCACCGTCCTCGAGATCCTCGCCGCGGAAGACGAGACGGTCGAGGTCGGAGCGGTGCTCGCGCGGGTCGGCGCGGCCGCGCCCGAGGCGAAGGCCCCGGAGCCCGAGCCGCAGGCAGCGCCGGAGCCGGAGCCGGCTGCAGCGGAGCCCGAGGAGGCCAAGGCGGAGCCCTCCGCAGCGGAGCCGGAGCAGGCCGCGGCCCCCGAGCCCGAGCCCGCCCCGGCGGCACCAGCCCCCGCGCCGGCGGCCGCGGCACCGGCGGCGACGACGCCCGAACCCGCTCCCCGTCCGAGCGCCGCCGAGGCGCTCTCCGGCACGAGCACCACGTACGTCACCCCGCTCGTGCGCAAGCTGGCGGGGCAGCACGGGGTCGACCTCGAAGGGCTCACCGGCACGGGCGTCGGCGGGCGGATCCGCAAGCAGGACGTGCTCGACGCCGCCGAGGCCGCGAAGGCCGCGGCTGCTGCCCCGGCCGCGGCAGCTCCCGCCGCTCCGGCCGGCCCGGCCGCGACGGTGCTTCCCGTCTCCCCGCTCCGGGGAACGCGCGAGAAGATGTCGCGCCTGCGCAAGATCGTCGCGCAGCGCATGGTCGAGTCGCTCCAGGTGTCGGCCCAGCTCACCACGGTGGTCGAGGTGGACGTCACCCGCATCGCTCGACTGCGGGACCGTGCGAAGGCGGACTTCGCAACCCGTGAGGGTGCGAAGCTCACCTACCTCCCGTTCTTCGCGCTCGCCACCACCGAGGCGCTCAAGGCCTACCCGAAGCTCAACGCGAGCATCGAGGGCGAGGAGATCGTCTACCACGGTGCCGAGAACGTCGGGATCGCCGTCGACACGGACCGCGGCCTCGTGGTTCCCGTGGTCAAGGACGCCGGAGACCTGAACATCGCCGGCTTCGCCCGCAAGATCGCCGACCTCGCGTCCCGGACCCGCGCCAACAAGGCCGTGCCGGACGAGCTCAGCGGCGGCACGTTCACGCTGACGAACACGGGCAGCGGCGGTGCCCTGTTCGACACGCCGATCCTCCTGCAGCCGCAGGTCGGCATCCTCGGCATCGGCACGATCGTCAAGCGGCCGATGGTCGTGAAGGACGCCGACGGCGCCGAGGTGATCGCCGTGCGGTCGATGGTGTACCTCGCGCTGAGCTACGACCACCGGCTCGTCGACGGCGCGGACGCGGGTCGCTTCCTCACCGCCATCAAGAACCGCCTCGAGGAGGGCGCGTTCGAGTCCGACCTCGGGCTCTGA
- the lpdA gene encoding dihydrolipoyl dehydrogenase has product MPDAVAPSAPADAGERGDATYDVVVLGGGSGGYAAALRAAQLDLRVALVESDKVGGTCLHRGCIPTKALLHSAEVADAVRESATFGVRASLDGIDMAAVTAYQEGVVARLYKGLQGLVAGRGIEVVAGHGRLVAPDAVEVAGRTIRGRNVVVATGSYSRSLPGLEIGGRVVTSDQALRLDWVPQRVVVLGGGVIGVEFASLWRSFGAEVTVVEALEHLVPNEDVALSTALERAFRKRGIGMRLGARFAGVDQDDSGVRVHLEDSDDVLAADLLLVAVGRGPATAGVGLEQQGVELDRGFVVTDERLRTTTSGVYAVGDVVAGLQLAHRGFAQGIFVAEEIAGLAPAPIVESGIPRVTYSDPEIASVGLTEAQARDRYGDGVETLEYNLGGNGRSQILRTAGFVKLVRAPEGPIVGVHAIGARMGEQVGEGQLIVNWEAFPEDVAALVHAHPTQNEALGEAALALAGKPLHAHH; this is encoded by the coding sequence GTGCCCGATGCTGTGGCCCCCTCCGCACCCGCCGACGCCGGCGAGCGCGGGGACGCGACGTACGACGTCGTCGTCCTCGGGGGCGGGAGCGGCGGCTACGCGGCGGCCCTGCGCGCGGCCCAGCTGGACCTGCGCGTCGCTCTCGTCGAGTCGGACAAGGTCGGCGGCACGTGCCTGCACCGCGGATGCATCCCCACGAAGGCTCTCCTGCACAGCGCGGAGGTGGCCGACGCCGTCCGCGAGAGCGCGACGTTCGGCGTCCGCGCCAGCCTCGACGGCATCGACATGGCCGCTGTCACCGCGTACCAGGAGGGCGTGGTCGCCAGGCTGTACAAGGGCCTCCAGGGGCTGGTCGCCGGGCGCGGCATCGAGGTCGTCGCCGGCCACGGTCGGCTCGTCGCCCCGGACGCCGTCGAGGTCGCCGGGCGCACGATCCGTGGGCGGAACGTCGTGGTCGCGACCGGCTCGTACTCGCGCAGCCTGCCCGGGCTCGAGATCGGCGGGCGCGTCGTGACGAGCGACCAGGCACTGCGACTCGACTGGGTGCCGCAGCGCGTCGTCGTCCTCGGCGGTGGCGTGATCGGCGTCGAGTTCGCGAGCCTGTGGCGGTCGTTCGGCGCCGAGGTCACGGTCGTCGAGGCACTCGAGCACCTCGTCCCGAACGAGGACGTCGCCCTGAGCACCGCGCTTGAGCGGGCGTTCCGCAAGCGCGGGATCGGGATGCGGCTCGGCGCCCGGTTCGCCGGCGTCGACCAGGACGACTCGGGCGTGCGCGTCCACCTGGAGGACAGCGACGACGTGCTCGCCGCCGACCTGCTGCTGGTGGCCGTGGGACGCGGTCCCGCCACGGCCGGCGTCGGCCTCGAGCAGCAGGGTGTCGAGCTCGACCGCGGCTTCGTGGTGACGGACGAGCGCCTGCGCACGACGACGTCGGGGGTGTACGCCGTCGGCGACGTCGTCGCCGGCCTCCAGCTCGCGCACCGGGGCTTCGCGCAGGGCATCTTCGTGGCCGAGGAGATCGCCGGCCTCGCACCCGCCCCGATCGTCGAGTCCGGGATCCCCCGCGTCACCTACAGCGACCCCGAGATCGCGTCCGTCGGTCTCACCGAGGCCCAGGCACGCGATCGGTACGGCGACGGCGTCGAGACGCTCGAGTACAACCTCGGCGGCAACGGCAGGAGCCAGATCCTCCGCACCGCCGGGTTCGTCAAGCTCGTCCGCGCACCGGAAGGGCCGATCGTCGGCGTCCACGCGATCGGCGCGCGCATGGGCGAACAGGTCGGCGAGGGCCAGCTGATCGTGAACTGGGAGGCGTTCCCCGAGGACGTCGCCGCCCTCGTGCACGCCCACCCCACCCAGAACGAGGCTCTCGGCGAGGCAGCTCTCGCGCTCGCCGGCAAGCCGCTCCACGCGCACCACTGA